One Fusobacterium nucleatum genomic window carries:
- a CDS encoding adhesion protein FadA — MRKGILLLFTALSIGVFADDEVLSELKSLESEYDSLVKEEEARFQKEKELSEKAAAQNIELQKLKLSIEEKLAATPAERKTKFFKDTFDGLVKDYSVYLGQIEQKIAENTELVNNFEKIKTIR, encoded by the coding sequence ATGAGAAAGGGAATTTTATTACTATTTACTGCACTATCCATTGGAGTTTTTGCAGATGATGAGGTACTATCTGAATTAAAGAGTTTAGAGAGTGAATACGATTCTTTAGTTAAAGAAGAAGAAGCTCGTTTCCAAAAAGAAAAAGAACTTTCTGAAAAAGCTGCTGCGCAAAATATTGAGTTACAAAAATTAAAACTAAGCATAGAAGAAAAACTTGCTGCAACTCCAGCAGAAAGAAAAACTAAATTTTTTAAAGATACTTTTGATGGTTTAGTTAAGGATTATTCAGTATATTTAGGTCAAATAGAACAAAAAATAGCTGAGAATACTGAATTAGTTAATAATTTTGAAAAAATAAAAACAATTAGATAA